Below is a genomic region from Granulicella sp. L56.
TACTGCAATACTGGTTGCTGGTTGCTGGTTGCTGGTTGTTGATCGTTGATCGCTGCCTACCCAGAACTCACGTCATCTCGACCGGAGCGAAGCGGAGTGAAGAGACCGCTGTATTTCGTCTTTGCCTGTTCCTAATCGGTGTCATCCGTGCAAATCGGTGTTAAGCCTTTCCCCCGCACCTCAACCAGCCATTATTCCTGCGATACCATGGAAATACCGTGCCCGTCATCTCACTCAAGACGCCCTCCGCCGCTTACGACATCACCATCGCCTCCAGCCTGCTGCGCACCCTCGCACCGCGCCTCAACAAGCTCGCAAAGGGACGCCGCTTCATCATCACCTCGCCCGAGATCTGGGGCCTCTGGCACAAACAAGTCCTGGCTTCGTTCAAAGAAACACCCACCGTCCTCTTCCTCCCATCAGGCGAAGCACACAAGCGTCTCGCCAGCGTCGAGTCCCTCGCGCAGCAGCTCGCCACCGCCGGGGCCGACCGCGACTCGCTCCTCATCGCCTTCGGCGGCGGTGTCATCGGCGACGTCACCGGATTCCTCGCCGCCATCTATATGCGCGGCATCCCCTACGTGCAAATCCCGACAACATTACTCGCACAGGTCGACTCCTCCATCGGCGGCAAGACCGGAGTCAACCTCGTCGCCGGAAAAAATCTCGTCGGCAGCTTCAACCATCCCCTCGCCGTCTTAGCTGACACCGATATCCTCGCCACCCTCCCGCCCGAGCAGCTCCGCGCCGGGCTGCAGGAGTCCGTCAAAGCCGGAATCATCCGCGATCCCAAACTCTTCAAATACATGGAACAGAACGCCGACGCCATCCGCAAGGGAGACGCCAAGGCGCTCACCCACGTCGTTACCGCCAGCGTCCGCGTCAAGGCCGACGTCGTCGCCAACGACGAGCGCGAATCCGGCCTGCGCATGATCCTCAACTACGGCCACACTATCGGCCACGCCATCGAGGCCGCCACCAGCTACAAGCAGCTCCTCCACGGCGAAGCCGTCGGCTGGGGCTCCATCACCGCCACCCACCTCGGCTTGTCGCGCAAACTCATCACGCAGGCGCAGTCCGATCGCATCATCGCGCTCATCCTCCGCTATGGCCCGCTGTCGCCCTTCAAAGCCACAGCCGCAAAATTAGTAGCCCTCACCTCCAGCGACAAAAAGAACCGCAGCGGCACCCTCTCCTTCATTCTTTCCACCGGCATCGGCACCGTACAGATCGTCCGCGACGTCACCCAGCCTGAGCTCCTCGCCGCCACAGAATCCATGCTTGCCCTGATGCGCCAACATACCGCAGCACCCAAGCCCGCTGCGGCACGAAAGCGCAAGCGGTAATGTCAGCACAGCAAAACATACCGGAACACACCACCGGAGCCCGCCCCACCGGCACCACCACCGATCAGGACGCCGCCGCGAACGTCCAGCAGATGTTCGACACCATCGCGCCGAAGTACGATCTGCTCAACCACGTCCTCTCGGTCGGCATCGACCGCTGGTGGTGGTCGCGTGCCGCCCGCACCTTCCGTCCCATCCTCCAGCGCCCCGAGTCCGTCGCCCTTGACCTCTGCTGCGGCACCGGCGACATGACCCTCGCCTTACTCAAGCATCGCCCTAACCAACAACCAGTAACCAAGAACCAGCAACTAATAGCCCCCCTTCTCGCCGTAGACTTCTCCCACCAGATGCTCTCCCGTGGAGCCGAGAAGTTCGCCCCGCACAACATCATCCCCATCGAAGCCGACGCCCTGCATCTCCCCATCGCCGACAACTCCATCGACCTCGTCACCTCGGCCTTCGGCTTCCGCAACCTGAGCAACTACGAGGCTGGCCTCGCAGAGCTCCACCGCATCCTCCGCCCCGGTGGCCAGATCGGCATCCTCGACTTCAACCAGCCCACCGGCCTCACCGGAGCGTTCTACAACGTTTACTTCAAACAGATTCTGCCCCGCTTCGGCGGGCTCATCTCGGGAGACCCGGCGGCCTACACCTATCTCCCCGACTCCGTGGGTCGCTTCCCCAGCCCATCGCGCATGATCGAGCTGATCCAGCAGGCGGGCTTCACCGATACCACCTGGACCAGCTACACCTTCGGCACCGCTGGCCTCTACCGCGCCACCAAACCCTGAACCATATAGCATCTTTATCATGGCTCCTGTTATGACGCCCGAAGAAGCAGCGCGCACACACGCAGCCAAGCGTTCCGCCGCGCTGTTGTCCGTCTTCGCCGCGCTCATCATTACGCTGCTCAAGCTGATCACCGGCATCTTTACCGGCTCTCTCGGTATGCTCTCCGAAGCGGCCCACTCCGGCATCGATCTCGCCGCAGCAGCTATCACCTTCTTCTCCGTACAGGTCTCCGACCGTCCCCCTGACGAAGACCACAACTACGGCCACGGCAAGATCGAAAGCCTCTCTGCCTTCGTCGAAACTGTGCTGATGCTCGGTTCCTGCGTCTGGATTCTGACCGAGGCCATCCGCCGCATCCTCTTCCACCACAACCTTGCGCTCACCTTCTCCGCATGGCCCTTCGCCGTCCTTCTGCTCTCCATCACCGTCGATTACTCCCGCTCCCGCACCCTGCATCGCGTCGCCGTACAGCATAAGAGCGAGGCTCTCGAAGCCGACGCCATCCACTTCCGCACCGACATTTGGTCCTCCTTCGCCGTCCTCCTCGGCCTCGGCGCAACCTATGCAGGCAAGCACTGGCACCTTCCCTTCCTCGAACTCGCCGACCCCATCGCGGCCCTCATCGTCTCCGGCATCATCCTCCGCGTCAGTTGGCAGCTCGCCCGCCGCACCATCGACGCACTGCTCGACGCTACCCCCGCCGAGACCCGCGCCCAGACCCGACGCGACCTTATCCGCGACCTCGCCGCCATCGACGGCGTTCTCTCCGTCGACCGCGTCCGCACCCGCCGCTCCGGCTCCAGCTACTTCGCTGACGTCACCCTCGGCATGCCGCGCAAGCTCACCTTCCAGCGCTCCGAGCAGATCACCGCAGCCGCCACCGCAGCCGTCCAGCGTCACCTACCCGACGCCGACGTCGTGGTCCACTCCGTCCCCACCGCTTCTCTGGCCGAGAGCGTCCACGACCGTATCCGTGCCGTCGCCGCTCGCTCCAACCTCACCATCCACGATGTCAGCGTGCAGGAATACAACGGAAACCTCCACGTCGAACAGCATCTCGAAGTCGATGAAACCATGCCACTTCGAGATGCCCACGCACTGGCCACCAGGCTGGAGTCCGACATGCGTCGCGAGATTCCCGCCATCGCCACCATCCTCACCCATATCGAGAGCGAACCCGCCACCATCGAGCGTCCCGCTTCGCTCGAGCGCGACCGCC
It encodes:
- the aroB gene encoding 3-dehydroquinate synthase gives rise to the protein MPVISLKTPSAAYDITIASSLLRTLAPRLNKLAKGRRFIITSPEIWGLWHKQVLASFKETPTVLFLPSGEAHKRLASVESLAQQLATAGADRDSLLIAFGGGVIGDVTGFLAAIYMRGIPYVQIPTTLLAQVDSSIGGKTGVNLVAGKNLVGSFNHPLAVLADTDILATLPPEQLRAGLQESVKAGIIRDPKLFKYMEQNADAIRKGDAKALTHVVTASVRVKADVVANDERESGLRMILNYGHTIGHAIEAATSYKQLLHGEAVGWGSITATHLGLSRKLITQAQSDRIIALILRYGPLSPFKATAAKLVALTSSDKKNRSGTLSFILSTGIGTVQIVRDVTQPELLAATESMLALMRQHTAAPKPAAARKRKR
- the ubiE gene encoding bifunctional demethylmenaquinone methyltransferase/2-methoxy-6-polyprenyl-1,4-benzoquinol methylase UbiE → MSAQQNIPEHTTGARPTGTTTDQDAAANVQQMFDTIAPKYDLLNHVLSVGIDRWWWSRAARTFRPILQRPESVALDLCCGTGDMTLALLKHRPNQQPVTKNQQLIAPLLAVDFSHQMLSRGAEKFAPHNIIPIEADALHLPIADNSIDLVTSAFGFRNLSNYEAGLAELHRILRPGGQIGILDFNQPTGLTGAFYNVYFKQILPRFGGLISGDPAAYTYLPDSVGRFPSPSRMIELIQQAGFTDTTWTSYTFGTAGLYRATKP
- a CDS encoding cation diffusion facilitator family transporter, which encodes MAPVMTPEEAARTHAAKRSAALLSVFAALIITLLKLITGIFTGSLGMLSEAAHSGIDLAAAAITFFSVQVSDRPPDEDHNYGHGKIESLSAFVETVLMLGSCVWILTEAIRRILFHHNLALTFSAWPFAVLLLSITVDYSRSRTLHRVAVQHKSEALEADAIHFRTDIWSSFAVLLGLGATYAGKHWHLPFLELADPIAALIVSGIILRVSWQLARRTIDALLDATPAETRAQTRRDLIRDLAAIDGVLSVDRVRTRRSGSSYFADVTLGMPRKLTFQRSEQITAAATAAVQRHLPDADVVVHSVPTASLAESVHDRIRAVAARSNLTIHDVSVQEYNGNLHVEQHLEVDETMPLRDAHALATRLESDMRREIPAIATILTHIESEPATIERPASLERDRQLEVRLRRAAAAFPEILDIHEVFVTRAHTNGVDRIQVSCHCTLPDDLPMAQVHSVITALEGAFKLDAPEVSRLLIHPEPATDNRG